The DNA region TTGCTCCAGAAGGCATTTTAACTACTGCAAATTTACCATCTCTAGCATTCAACTGAGCGTGAGCTCCAGCACCTCTTGCAATAACCCCACCTCTACCAGGCTTCATCTCTATATTATGAATAACAGTTCCTAAAGGAATATCTGCTAAGAAAAGTGCATGACCAACTTCAGGAATAGCTTCCTTACCAGATAATATCTCGTCGCCTACTTTTAAACCGTTAGGACAAACAATATATCTCTTCTCGCCATCTACATAATTAATCAAAGCAATTCGAGAAGTTCTGTTTGGATCGTATTCAACAGTAGCTACTTTCCCCGGGATACCGTGCTTGTCTCTCTTGAAATCAATGATTCTATATTTCTTTTTATGACCACCACCAATATTCCGTGTAGTCATTTTACCTGTGTTATTTCTACCACCAGATCTTGTCTGAACAGCCAATAAGCTCTTCTCTGGAGTTGATGTTGTTACATCATCAAAATTCCCGACAACTTTGTGTCTTTGTCCTGGAGTAGTAGGTAATATTTTCTTAACCGCCATCGCTCTTTAATTATATACTATTGTAGATATCTAGTGTATCACCTTCAGCTAAAGAAATAATTGCCTTCTTAAAGGAATTTCTTCTACCTACAACCACACCCGATTTTGTATTTCTTCTCTTTAGTTTACCTAAGTAATTCATTGTATTTACCGTTTCAACTGATACGCTATACATTTTCTCAACTGCAGCCTTTATTTGCAATTTATTAGCATTACCATCTACGATAAACCCATACCTATTTAAAGTCTCGCTTTGAAGCGACATCTTTTCGGTAACTAATGGTTTAATTAAAACACCCATAATTATTAGTTCAATATCGTTTCTATCGATTTAATAGCATCTTCCGACATCATGATATTGTTTGCATTAACAATATCATAAGTAGTCAATTCGTCTATTGCAATCACTTTACATTTCGGAATATTTCTTGAAGCCAAATACACATTTGTGTCAGCATCATTCAAGATCATTAAAGTCTTCTTATCATCTAACTTTAAGTTCTTCAATAATTCAAGATATTTTTTTGTTTTAGGCTCATCGAACGAAAAGCTTTCTAAAATCATAATTCCGTTATCCTTCACTTTGTAAGAAAAAGCTGATTTTCTAGCTAGTTTTTTATACTTCTTATTAAGCTTGAAAGAGTAATCTCTTACTTGAGGTCCGAATGCTCTACCACCTTTCCTGAAGATAGGTGATTGAATGCTACCAGCTCTTGCACTACCAGAACCCTTTTGCTTCTTAATTTTTCTTCTACTACCAGTTACCTCAGATCTTCCTTTTGCTTTTGAATTTCCTTGTCTCTGGTTATTTCTGTAAAGACGAACATCCATATAGATAGAATGATCATTAGG from Flavobacteriales bacterium includes:
- the rplB gene encoding 50S ribosomal protein L2; amino-acid sequence: MAVKKILPTTPGQRHKVVGNFDDVTTSTPEKSLLAVQTRSGGRNNTGKMTTRNIGGGHKKKYRIIDFKRDKHGIPGKVATVEYDPNRTSRIALINYVDGEKRYIVCPNGLKVGDEILSGKEAIPEVGHALFLADIPLGTVIHNIEMKPGRGGVIARGAGAHAQLNARDGKFAVVKMPSGATRMILTTCLATIGSVSNAEHMHERSGKAGKSRWLGRRPRVRGVAMNPVDHPMGGGEGKSSGGHPRSRNGIPAKGFKTREKKKASNKYIIEKRKK
- the rplW gene encoding 50S ribosomal protein L23 — encoded protein: MGVLIKPLVTEKMSLQSETLNRYGFIVDGNANKLQIKAAVEKMYSVSVETVNTMNYLGKLKRRNTKSGVVVGRRNSFKKAIISLAEGDTLDIYNSI
- the rplD gene encoding 50S ribosomal protein L4, with amino-acid sequence MELEIYNISGKKTSKKVKLDDNVFNIEPNDHSIYMDVRLYRNNQRQGNSKAKGRSEVTGSRRKIKKQKGSGSARAGSIQSPIFRKGGRAFGPQVRDYSFKLNKKYKKLARKSAFSYKVKDNGIMILESFSFDEPKTKKYLELLKNLKLDDKKTLMILNDADTNVYLASRNIPKCKVIAIDELTTYDIVNANNIMMSEDAIKSIETILN